AACTCGTAGCAGACACTTGCTGAGAAGCTTTAAAAACACGTACAAAGTGAGTATCTAAGTATAAAGAGGTGTCACCAGCATTCAATTGACTAATTAAAGAACTGGGTAGATAGGTAGATAAGGAATTGTCAATCTCTGCAAAGATACTATCAATCTGAAGGTGGTAATCCTGACCATCTGCACTCATGTATTTAATACTATATGAAGTGCCTTGTGCAAAACCAACATTATGAACAAGAGTTGTTGAATGGTTATGTGTACTATTACAAGCTATGATACTTACTAAAATAATAATCCAATATTTCATTTGACAAAATTATACATTTGTATTTAAGAAATCTAAAAAGAGTGTTATGAAAATTAAAGCTATTTCAGTCAATGACTATTTTGACAAAATACCTGAAGAAAGACAACTAGCCATGAATAAACTTAGAGAAATCATAAATACCCATTTACCAAAGGGTTTTGAAGAATGTTTGGGTTATGGAATGCCTAGCTGGGTAGTACCTCATTCTATTTACCCTAATGGTTATCATACAACCCCTGAACTTCCTCTCCCTTTTATGAGTTTGGCTTCGCAAAAAAACTTTATAGGCTTATATCATATGGGAATTTATGCAGACAACAAACTTCTTGATTGGTGGCAGAAAGAATATGTGAAGTATTGTTCCAAAAAACTAGATATGGGTAAAAGCTGTATTCGACTGAAGTATATCGAAGAAATACCTTATGAATTAATTGCAGAATTATGCACTAAAATTAGTGTTGATCAATGGATAAAGACCTATGAGAATAGTTTTAAAAGATAAGTTTATTTCTTTTTAAGAAACATTGTTTTTAGCACTACACGTGTACCGTTAACTTTACAATCTACCTCGTCAGCATCGTCAGTCAATCGAATGTTTTTAACTTTCGTACCTTTCTTGATAACAAGAGGAGATCCTTTAACATCTAAGGTCTTTACAACAATGACAGAATCACCACTGGATAAAGTATTACCATTACAATCTTTAACTTCCATAACTAATTATTTATCACAAATGTAAGTATTACAATTGGCGATATTGTAAAAAATATATAAATTGTAAGGACTTATTTTAAGAATCTTAGAAGCTTTGAAAACTATAAAGTACATAAACCTATTGCTAGCATTTACCTTTTCTGTGGTAATTATAATTGACATAGTATATCTCTTTAAGGTACAAATTCAAAAAGTATCTATTTTCAATTCTGACCAATCTAATTTTGTCAAATTTTGTGATGAATATAATTTAGAAATACTCTTATTAGCTTTATTGATACTGAGCGGTCTATCGATTTATCAGATAATGAGAAGATAATCGTATTACTTCTTTTTAGGGAATTTAGTATTGTTTAAAATGAAAGAAGATTTGATTTTCTGACCACAATTTGTACAACTAACCAGTATTGACCTCTGCTCGTGTTCATAATAGTACCTAGTATAGAGAAAAGACTGGTCTTTTATAATTATTTTATAAAACCCACAAGAACAGGAACCTTGCTTTCTTACTA
This genomic interval from Flavobacteriales bacterium contains the following:
- a CDS encoding DUF1801 domain-containing protein gives rise to the protein MKIKAISVNDYFDKIPEERQLAMNKLREIINTHLPKGFEECLGYGMPSWVVPHSIYPNGYHTTPELPLPFMSLASQKNFIGLYHMGIYADNKLLDWWQKEYVKYCSKKLDMGKSCIRLKYIEEIPYELIAELCTKISVDQWIKTYENSFKR
- a CDS encoding alkylphosphonate utilization protein; protein product: MEVKDCNGNTLSSGDSVIVVKTLDVKGSPLVIKKGTKVKNIRLTDDADEVDCKVNGTRVVLKTMFLKKK